The following proteins are co-located in the Flavobacterium sp. CECT 9288 genome:
- the folB gene encoding dihydroneopterin aldolase, translating to MGIIKLKNIRTFSYHGCLIEEGKIGSDYLVNLEVKTDLRKSSISDDLKDTVDYVLLNRIVVEEMDIRSDLLEHVAHRIVNRIFNEIAAISRIVVQVSKLNPPIGGDVEAVTIEMEEYRN from the coding sequence ATGGGAATAATAAAACTTAAAAATATCAGAACGTTCTCTTATCACGGTTGCTTAATCGAGGAGGGAAAAATAGGATCAGACTATCTCGTTAATCTTGAAGTAAAAACAGATTTACGTAAATCAAGTATATCTGACGATTTAAAAGATACAGTAGATTATGTGCTGTTAAACCGCATTGTAGTGGAAGAAATGGACATACGATCAGATTTACTGGAGCATGTGGCGCATAGAATAGTAAATCGTATTTTTAATGAGATTGCGGCTATATCAAGAATTGTAGTTCAGGTATCAAAACTAAATCCTCCAATTGGTGGTGACGTTGAAGCAGTTACTATTGAAATGGAAGAATATAGAAATTAA
- a CDS encoding glutamine--tRNA ligase/YqeY domain fusion protein, producing the protein MSTEEKSLHFIEQIIEDSLTNGFPQDKLRFRFPPEPNGYLHIGHAKSICLNFGLGLKYNAPVNLRFDDTNPAKEEQEYVDAIKEDLEWLGFNWAEERYASDYFQQLYDWAVTMIKNGKAYVDSQSSEEMAAQKGTPTQPGVDGPYRNRSVEENLTLFEGMKNGDYPEGSHVLRAKIDMASTNMLMRDPLMYRVLHRHHHRTGNDWKIYPMYDYAHGESDFIEQISHSICTLEFVMHRELYKWFLDQIYDDTKVRPNQYEFARLNLNYTVMSKRKLLQLVQENIVNGWDDPRMPTISGLRRRGYTANSIRKFCEIIGVAKRENIIDYSLLEFCLREDLNKTAPRVMAVLDPVKLVITNYPEGQEEWLDAENNQEDESAGFRKVPFSKTLFIEREDFLEDAPAKFFRLSIGREVRLKNAYIIKGESVVKDDSGEIIEIHATYDADSKSGSGSEASQRKVAGTLHWVSVAHALETEVRLYDRLFLDQAPDSHKDKNFLDFMNPDSLQVVKGYVEPSLATVKAGDKFQFQRLGYFNVDKDSSVETIIFNKTVGLKDAWEEKGKKEENLLMNTQKDLNKYVKEKDETAAAALLTPIIENIKSVDNYSLLVQTVIKNIKNDNNALLFANLIVQYSDKVEINSFDADVVQKFYTMSLKSQLASVRMAAILNLKNDADNLVLFEAVLSELKNVEKNEKVLALLN; encoded by the coding sequence ATGTCAACTGAAGAAAAATCACTCCATTTTATAGAACAAATCATTGAAGACAGTTTAACGAACGGTTTTCCTCAAGATAAATTACGTTTCCGTTTTCCACCAGAACCTAATGGTTATTTGCACATTGGCCATGCCAAGTCTATATGCTTGAATTTTGGATTAGGCCTAAAGTACAATGCGCCAGTTAATCTACGTTTTGATGATACTAATCCAGCCAAAGAAGAGCAGGAGTATGTTGATGCGATTAAAGAAGATCTAGAATGGTTGGGCTTTAACTGGGCTGAAGAACGTTACGCATCTGATTACTTTCAGCAATTGTATGATTGGGCTGTAACGATGATTAAAAACGGAAAGGCGTATGTAGACAGTCAGTCTTCTGAAGAAATGGCTGCACAAAAAGGAACGCCAACGCAACCAGGTGTTGATGGACCTTATAGAAATCGTTCTGTTGAAGAAAATTTAACTTTATTTGAAGGCATGAAAAATGGTGATTATCCGGAAGGAAGTCATGTTTTACGTGCCAAAATTGATATGGCTTCTACCAATATGTTAATGCGTGATCCATTGATGTATAGAGTGTTACATCGCCATCATCATAGAACAGGTAATGATTGGAAAATCTATCCAATGTATGATTATGCTCATGGAGAAAGTGATTTTATAGAACAAATTTCACATTCGATTTGTACTCTAGAATTTGTAATGCACCGTGAGTTGTACAAGTGGTTTTTGGATCAAATTTATGACGATACGAAAGTGCGTCCAAATCAATATGAATTTGCTCGTTTGAACCTGAATTATACCGTAATGAGTAAGCGTAAGTTACTTCAATTGGTTCAAGAAAACATTGTAAACGGTTGGGATGATCCTAGAATGCCAACTATCTCTGGTTTACGTAGACGTGGTTATACAGCTAATTCTATTCGTAAATTTTGTGAAATTATCGGAGTTGCAAAGCGTGAAAATATCATCGATTATTCGTTATTAGAATTTTGCTTACGTGAAGATTTAAACAAAACTGCACCACGTGTAATGGCTGTTTTAGACCCAGTTAAATTGGTTATTACCAACTATCCGGAAGGTCAAGAAGAGTGGCTGGATGCTGAGAATAATCAAGAAGATGAAAGTGCTGGTTTCAGAAAAGTACCTTTTTCAAAGACTTTGTTTATTGAAAGAGAAGACTTTTTAGAAGATGCTCCTGCTAAATTTTTTAGATTAAGTATTGGTCGTGAAGTACGTTTAAAAAATGCCTATATCATTAAAGGTGAATCCGTTGTAAAAGATGATTCAGGAGAAATAATTGAAATTCATGCTACCTATGATGCAGATAGTAAGAGTGGAAGTGGAAGTGAAGCTAGCCAACGTAAAGTTGCGGGCACCTTGCATTGGGTTTCGGTAGCTCATGCTTTGGAAACGGAAGTTCGTTTATATGACAGATTATTTTTAGACCAAGCTCCTGACAGTCATAAAGATAAAAACTTCTTAGATTTTATGAATCCGGATTCACTTCAAGTCGTTAAAGGATATGTAGAGCCCAGTTTAGCTACTGTGAAAGCGGGTGATAAATTTCAATTTCAGCGTTTAGGATATTTTAATGTTGATAAAGACTCTTCTGTTGAGACCATTATTTTCAACAAAACGGTTGGATTAAAAGATGCTTGGGAAGAAAAGGGCAAAAAAGAAGAAAATCTTTTGATGAACACTCAAAAAGATCTGAATAAGTACGTTAAGGAAAAAGATGAAACTGCCGCAGCTGCTCTTTTAACACCAATTATTGAAAACATTAAGAGTGTTGATAACTACAGTTTGTTAGTGCAAACGGTTATCAAAAATATCAAAAATGATAACAATGCTTTGTTGTTTGCTAATTTGATTGTTCAATATTCTGATAAAGTTGAAATTAATTCGTTTGATGCAGATGTGGTTCAAAAATTTTATACCATGTCATTAAAAAGTCAATTGGCTTCCGTTCGAATGGCTGCAATTTTGAATTTGAAAAATGATGCTGATAATTTAGTTTTATTTGAAGCAGTATTATCAGAATTGAAAAATGTAGAAAAAAACGAAAAAGTACTTGCTTTATTAAATTAG
- a CDS encoding SPFH domain-containing protein, with the protein MNIALIVILVFGLFILLSSFFTVKQQTAVVIERFGKFLSIRQSGLQLKIPIIDRIAGRVNLKIQQLDVIIETKTKDNVFVKLKVSVQFMVIKETVYDAFYKLEYPHDQITSYVFDVVRAEVPKLKLDDVFERKDDIAIAVKRELNEAMTTYGYTIINTLVTDIDPDIQVKNAMNRINAADREKTVAEFEAEASRIRIVAKAEAEAESKRLQGQGIANQRREIAKGLVESVDVLNRVGINSQEASALIVVTQHYDTLQAIGADTNSNLILLPNSPQAGSDMLNNMIASFSASNQVGELMKKRNEKDHRSKNHKIENHSSTDHSDIQDKEE; encoded by the coding sequence ATGAACATTGCATTAATTGTAATTTTGGTCTTTGGACTATTCATTTTGTTATCCTCATTTTTTACGGTAAAACAACAAACGGCTGTAGTAATAGAACGCTTTGGAAAATTCTTAAGCATTAGACAGTCAGGATTACAACTCAAAATTCCTATTATAGATAGAATTGCCGGAAGAGTAAATTTAAAAATCCAACAACTAGATGTTATCATTGAAACTAAAACTAAAGATAACGTATTTGTAAAACTAAAAGTTTCGGTGCAATTTATGGTTATCAAAGAAACCGTTTATGATGCCTTTTACAAATTAGAATATCCACACGATCAAATTACATCTTACGTATTTGATGTAGTTCGTGCAGAAGTTCCAAAATTAAAACTAGACGATGTTTTTGAAAGAAAAGATGATATTGCAATTGCCGTAAAAAGAGAATTAAATGAGGCCATGACAACTTATGGTTACACAATCATAAACACTTTAGTCACTGATATTGATCCAGATATACAAGTTAAAAATGCAATGAACCGTATTAATGCAGCTGATAGAGAAAAAACCGTGGCAGAATTTGAAGCTGAAGCATCACGTATTAGAATTGTTGCAAAAGCCGAAGCTGAAGCAGAAAGTAAGCGATTACAAGGACAAGGTATTGCTAACCAACGAAGAGAAATTGCAAAAGGTCTTGTGGAAAGTGTGGATGTCTTGAATAGAGTTGGTATCAATTCTCAAGAAGCATCAGCGCTTATTGTAGTGACTCAACATTATGATACATTGCAAGCCATAGGTGCCGATACTAATTCGAATTTAATATTGTTACCAAATTCACCACAAGCAGGAAGCGATATGTTGAATAATATGATTGCATCATTTTCAGCTTCTAACCAAGTTGGTGAACTGATGAAAAAAAGAAATGAAAAAGATCACAGATCGAAAAATCATAAAATAGAAAATCACAGTTCAACTGATCATTCCGATATTCAGGATAAAGAAGAATAA